Proteins encoded in a region of the Chryseobacterium piperi genome:
- a CDS encoding IS1/IS1595 family N-terminal zinc-binding domain-containing protein — MENKCPKCNSTNTVKSGIINEKQRFHCKDCKYYFTVKKLGKQIDDYYVTKALQLYLEGLSYREIERIIGVSHVTISSWIKKYNITRPPHSEFHPVYKVLKQNELIEYMSNEENIKNSGLIITQFADKYMLIKWERFKK, encoded by the coding sequence ATGGAAAATAAATGTCCGAAATGCAACAGCACTAATACTGTAAAAAGTGGGATAATCAATGAAAAGCAAAGATTCCATTGTAAGGACTGTAAGTATTATTTTACAGTAAAAAAACTGGGAAAACAGATCGATGACTATTATGTCACCAAAGCCCTTCAACTATACCTCGAAGGTTTGAGCTATCGTGAAATAGAAAGAATTATCGGGGTTTCTCATGTAACCATAAGTTCATGGATCAAAAAGTATAATATCACAAGACCTCCTCATTCCGAATTCCATCCCGTATATAAAGTATTAAAACAAAATGAGCTCATTGAATATATGTCGAATGAAGAAAACATTAAAAATTCAGGACTGATTATCACTCAGTTTGCTGACAAGTATATGCTGATTAAATGGGAGAGATTTAAGAAATAG